From Stigmatella aurantiaca:
GAAGCCGACGCTGGTGAACGTGGGAAAGAGGAGCCTGCCAGGGGGTGAGGCGGAGTGGTTGGGCTCGTTGAAGCAGGGAAGCAACGAGTGGCAGCAGATGCTGGGGAGCGTGGGGAAGCTGTACGTGAAGGGAGTGGGGGTGGACTGGGCGGGGTTCGACCAGGACTACCCGAGGGCCAAGGTGGCGCTGCCCACCTATGCCTTCCAGCGGGAGCGCTACTGGATCGACTCGCTCATCCCCAACTCGGATACCCTGGTGTCCTTCTACCGGGCCGTCGCGCAGATGCTGGATGTCACCACGGTCCAGGAAGGCCCCTCGCTGCGCTTCGCCACGCTGCGCGAGGCCGTTCCGGGGTTCTCGTGGATCTCGCTCTACAAGGCCGAGCCGTCGGACATGGCGGGCTTCCAGAAGTATTACGACCTCGCCGTGCAGGCCAACCGGGAGATGTCCCAGACCATCTTCCGGGGACTCCCGTTCCAGAACTTCTCGCGCGTGCTCGACATCGGGTGCGGCCACTCGGCCGACCTGATTGATCTCGCGATGAAGCACTCCCACCTGCAGCTGCACGGGTGCAACATCTCGCCCGACCAGATCGCGGTGGGGCGGCAGCGCATCCGGGGTCTGGGGCTCGATGAGCGCATCACGCTGCACTACCAGGACAGCTCGCGGGATCCGTTCCCCTCGACCTACGATCTGGTCCTCGGCTTCCAGGTCATCCACCACATCCGGAACAAGGCGGACCTCTTCGCCAACATCAGCCGCAGCCTGCGCAATGGCGGCTACATGGTCATGGCCGAGACCATCTCGAACATGGTCACTCCGATCGAGCACCCGGAGTCGACGACCCTCTTCGTGCCGCAGGCCGAGTGGGTCGAGATCCTCGCGCGCAACCAGCTCCGGGTGGTCCAGGCCGTCGAGGCCACGCAGGAGATCGCCAACTTCCTGTACGACCCCCAGTTCAACGAGAACTTCGAGCGGGTGACGCGGGACTCGGACGACGTGACCAAGAAGCACCTGCACGGCATCCACATGCTGGGAGAGCTGCTGCAGCGCCGGCTGGCCGCCTATCTCCTGTTCACGGTGACCAAGGACGAGTCGATGGATGTCGACACGCTCCGGCGCATCAACGCCGATCGGCTGAGTGTGCGCCTTCCCTACGCGACGGCGTTCCAGCAGGTCCAGGAGGGCACCTTCGTGCTCCCCACGTCCGTGGAGGACATGGGAGCTCAGGGCGCCACATCGGCGGCGAGTACCTTCGCCAACACGCTGCTCGGCGCGGAGCCCAGCCAGCGTGGCCAGCTCTTCAGCAGCTATCTGTGCGAGCAGGTGGCGAACCTGCTGAAGATGCCCGTCGCCAAGCTTGACCCGGAGCAGCCGCTGAACAGCATGGGCTTGGATTCGCTCCTGTCGCTCGAGCTGAAGCACAAGATCCACGCCGAGACGGGCATGGACGTGCCTCTGGATGAGGTGCTCCAGGGCGCCAGCATCGCGCACCTGTCGGTGCGGCTCGCGGAGCGGATGGGCAGCGGCCAGGCGCCCGCGGCCGTGGCCAGGTCCTGGGAGGAAGGCGAGCTGTGAGCCCAGAAGAACTCATGGCAGAGCTGTCCAAGCAGGACGTCACGCTCTGGGTGGAAGGCGAGCGGTTGAAGTACAGGGCTCCGAAGGGGGCCCTGTCGCCGGAGACCCTGAGCCTGCTCTCCACCCACAAGGCGGCGCTCCTGCCGTACCTCCGCCGCCTCGCGGCGGAGGGGGAGTCCGTTCATCCGCTCTCCCATGGGCAACAGGCGCTCTGGTTCGTGCACCAGCTGGCGCCGGACAGCTCCGCGTACAACACGGCGCTGTCCATTCGCGTTGTCTCCGAGCTGGACGTCCCCGCGTTGCGGCGCGCCTGCCAGGCGCTCATCGATCGCCATGGCGCGCTGCGGACGACGGTGGCCACCCACCAGGGGCAGCCGATCCAGAAGGTCCGCCAGCGGGCCGAGGTCCACTTCGAACAGGTGGACGTTCCGGGCATGGAGCTGGATGCCCTGAAGCAGCTGGTGACGCGGACCTACCAGGCGCCGTTCGATCTGGAGCGGGGCCCGCTGATTCGCGTTCACCTGTTCACGCGGGGTCCCAAGGACCACGTGCTGCTGCTCTCCATCCACCACATCGTCTACGACGGGTGGTCGCTGATCGTGCTCGGCGACGAGCTTCTGCGGCACCTCTACGCTGCGGAGAAGGCGGGGGTTCCCTCGAACCTTCCGCCTCCGCCGGTGACGTACGTGGACTATGTCCGCTGGCAGTCCGAGATGCTCGCGGGCCCCGCGGGACAGCGGCTGTGGGAGTACTGGTCCAAGCAACTGGCGGGCTCTCTGCCGGTGCTGAACCTGCCCTTCGCGCGTCCCCGGCCCGCGGTGCAGGGGTACTCGGGTGCCTCGATTCTGGTCTCGCTGAACGCGGCGCTGACCCGGAATCTGAAGACGCTCTCCGAGCGCGAGGGCTCCACGCTGTACACCACGGTCCTCGCGGCGTTCATGGTGCTCATGCACCGCTACACGGGCGAGGAGGACATCCTGCTGGGTTCGCCGACGCTCGGACGGACGCAGCCCCAGTTCTCACGGGTCGTGGGCAACTTCATGAACATGATTCCCCTGCGGGGGAATCTGTCCGGCAACCCCACGTTCCGGGAGTTCCTCGGGCAGCTCCGGCAGACGGTGGTCGGTGGGTTGGCCCACCAGGACTTCCCGTTCCACCTCCTCGTAGAGAAGCTGAACCCGGAGCGGCACTCCAACAGCTCCCCCATCTTCCAGTCCGTCTTCATGCTGCAGCCCGCGCAGCAGGGGAACATCTACGCGGGAGATGAGGCCAACCCCGCGATGCCGGGGGGGCTCGTGCTGAGGCCCTTCGAGATTCCGCAGCAGGAAGGGCAGTTCGACCTGATCCTGGAGCTGACGGAGACGGACTCGGGCCTGAACGGCATGCTGAAGTACAGCACCGATCTGTTCGACGCCGCGAACGCCCAGCAGATCCTCGGCAACCTGGAGACCCTGCTGGAGAGCATCGTCGAGGGGCCCGGGAAGCGCCTGTCCGAGCTGTCGGTCCTGAAGCCCTCCGAGCGGCATCAGGTGCTCGCGGCCTGGAACGACACGGCCGGAGACTTCTCCCGGGACGCGTGCATTCACGAGACGTTCGAGGCGCAGGTTCAGAAGGCCCCGGATGCCATCGCGCTGGTGTCCGGGAACAAGACGCTGACGTACCGCGAGCTGAACGAGCGCGGGAACCGCCTGGCCCACCGCCTGCGTGCGCTGGGGGTGGGGCCCGAGGTCCGGGTGGGGCTCTGTGTCCACCGGGGCCTCGACATGGTCATCGGCATGATCGGCATCCTGAAGGCAGGGGGCGCCTATGTGCCGATGGACCCCACGTACCCGGCCGACCGGCTGGCATTCATGCTCACGGACTCGCAGGCGCCGGTGGTGCTCACCGAGTCGCGGCTCCAGCAGCGCTTGCCGGACACTGGGGCGAAGGTGGTGTGCCTGGATGCTCCGGAGGAGGGGACTTCAGGAGCGCTGGACACTCCGAAGAGTGGGGTGGGGGCCGGCAACGTGGCCTACACCCTCTACACCTCGGGCTCCACGGGACGCCCCAAGGGCGTCATGGTGTGCCACCGGAACGCGGAGAGCTTCTTCGCGGCCATGGATGCTCCCCTGGACAGCCAGACGCGGGGGACGTGGCTCGCGACGACGAGCATGTCGTTCGACATCTCCATTCTGGAGATCCTGTTCTCGCTGACCCGTGGCTTCCAGGTCGTCATTCGCGGAGAGCAGGGCGCGGGCTTGCCCGTCAGTGACAGCCACCGCAAGCCGCCCGAGTTCAGCCTGTTCTACTTCGCCAGCGATGAGCGGGAGAGCGTCAACGGCAAGTACCAGCTCCTGCTGGAGGGGGCGCGGTTCGCGGATCAGCACGGCTTCACCGCCGTCTGGACGCCCGAGCGGCATTTCCATCCCTTTGGCGGAATCTTTCCGAACCCGTCCGTCGTCAGCGCCGCCCTCGCGGCCACGACCCGGAACATCCGGATCCGCGCGGGCAGTGTCGTGCTGCCGCTCCACAGCCCCATCCGCGTCGCCGAGGAGTGGTCCATCGTGGACAACCTCTCGAATGGGCGCGTCGATCTCTCCTTCGCCTCCGGGTGGCACCCGAACGACTTCGTGCTGGCCCCCGAGCGCTATGCCGATGCGCGCAGCGGCCTGGCCGGTCAGATCGAGACGTTCAAGAAGCTGTGGCGCGGCGAGCAGGTGAACTTCCGCAATGGGATAGGCAAGGACGTTCCGGTCCAGTCCCTTCCCCGGCCCGTTCAGCCCGACGTCGCGGTCTGGCTGACCGCCGCGGGAAATCCCGAGACCTTCCGCGCCGCCGGCGAGCTTGGGACGAACATTCTCACCCACCTGCTCGGCCAGAACCTCACCGAGCTGGCGAAGAAGATCCAGATCTACCGGGATGCGTGGAAGGCGGCGGGTCATGGCCCTGGAGAAGGCCACGTCACCCTCATGCTGCACACGTTCGTGGGAGACGATGCCGCCGAGGTCCGTCAGAAGGTGCAGGGGCCGCTCCGGCAGTACCTGAAGAGCTCCGTGGGCCTGCTGAAGACCGTCGTCGGGCCGCTGGCGCACGGTGCGGATTTCGACTCGCTCAGCGAAGCGGACATCGATCTGCTGCTGACGCGGGCGATCGAGCGGTACCAGGATCAGATGGGCCTGTTCGGCACCCCCGAGAGCTGTCTGCCCATGGTCGCCAAGCTCCGGGACCTCGGCGTGGACGAGATCGCCTGCCTCATCGACTTCGGTGTGGACCGCGAGTCGACGTTGGCGGGGCTCCGTCACCTGAACGAGCTGCGTGAGCGGAGCACCCAGCAGGCGCAGCCCGAGGAGATCCCAGCGCTGGTGGCCCAGCACGGGGTGACGCACTTCCAGTGCACCCCCTCGATGCTGCGCATGCTCCTCCTGGAGCCGGGAGGCACCGAGGCGCTCCGGCCGCTGAAGAAGCTCCTCATCGGTGGCGAGGCCTTCCCCGCGGCGCTGGGGCGGCAGGTCCGGCCCCTGGTGGGCGGCGAGATCCTCAACATGTATGGGCCGACCGAGACGACCATCTGGTCGTCCTTCCACCGGCTGCAGCCGGATGAGGCCACGCTGCCCATTGGCCGCCCCATCCGGAACACCCGGATGTACCTGCTGGATCGCCACCTGCAGCCCGTTCCCGTGGGCGTTCCCGGGGAGCTGCTGATTGGCGGCGAAGGGGTGGCCCGCGGCTACCTCGACCGTCCCGAGCTGACGGCCACCCGGTTCATCCCCGATCCCTTCGGCTCCGAGCCAGGGGCCCGCCTGTACCGGACCGGCGATCTCGCGTGCTACCTCCCGGATGGGCGCATCGAGTTCCTGGGCCGCATGGACCAGCAGGTCAAGGTCCGTGGGGTTCGCATCGAACCCGGCGAGATCGAGTCCGCGCTGCGCCTGCACCCGGACCTCCGCCAGGTGGCGGTGGTGGCCCGGGCGGATGCGGCGGGCGAGGCGAGCCTGGCCGCCTATGTCGTGGCGGGCCCGGAGGCCCAGGTGGCCCCATCGGATCTGCGGCGCTTCCTCAAGGACAAGCTGCCGGTCACGATGATCCCGGACCACTTCATCCGCTTGGAGGCGTTGCCGCTGACGCCCAACAAGAAGCTGGATGTCCGGGCGTTGCCTGCACCCGATGCGCCTCCGGCGGAGCTCTCGGTGGCGTACGTGGCGCCGCGGGATGCGCTGGAGCTGGAGCTTGTCGCGCTCTGGGAAGAGCTGTTCGATCTGCGCCCCATCGGCGTGGCCAGCAGCTTCTTCCAGTTGGGTGGGCACTCCCTGCTGGCGGTCCGGCTGATGTCCCGGCTGCGCGCGAAGTTCGGCCGGCAGCTGCCCGTCTCGATGCTGTTCCAGGCCGACACCATCCAGCGCTTGGCGTCGGTGCTGCGCCAGGAGGGGGTGGCCGGGGCCCGCTCGCCGCTCGTCCGCATTCAGGAGACGGGCGATCAGCCGCCCCTGTTCTTCATGCATCCGACCGGTGGTGACGTGCTCTGTTACGCGCCCCTGGCGCGGCAGCTCGGCCCCAAGCAGCCGTTCTATGCGCTGCAAGCGCTGGCGGATCAGGAGGCCGATTCGATCGAGGCGATGGCGGCACGTTACCTGGAAGAGGTTCGCAAGGTTCGTCCCCAGGGGCCGTACCGCCTCGGGGGTTGGTCCACGGGAGGCATTCTCGCGCAGGCCATGGCCCGGCAATTGGAGCAGGCCGGAGAGCAGGTCGAGCTGCTCATGCTGCTGGAGACGTGGTCTCCCACGGTCTACCAGCGGACGGAGGGGGCTCCGGCCCTCATGGCTTGGTTCGCCACGGATCTGCTCGGAGGCGCAGCCGCATCGCAGCTCGAGGCTTCGAAGCTCGAGACGCTCGATGAGGCGGCGCAGCTCGACTACCTGTTCGATCGAGCCAATGCCCTGGGCGCGCTGCCCGGGGTGGATCGCTCCGAGATGGAACAACGGTTCCAGATCTTCGCGAAGAACGCCCGGGCCCTGTCGCGGT
This genomic window contains:
- a CDS encoding MupA/Atu3671 family FMN-dependent luciferase-like monooxygenase; this translates as MAELSKQDVTLWVEGERLKYRAPKGALSPETLSLLSTHKAALLPYLRRLAAEGESVHPLSHGQQALWFVHQLAPDSSAYNTALSIRVVSELDVPALRRACQALIDRHGALRTTVATHQGQPIQKVRQRAEVHFEQVDVPGMELDALKQLVTRTYQAPFDLERGPLIRVHLFTRGPKDHVLLLSIHHIVYDGWSLIVLGDELLRHLYAAEKAGVPSNLPPPPVTYVDYVRWQSEMLAGPAGQRLWEYWSKQLAGSLPVLNLPFARPRPAVQGYSGASILVSLNAALTRNLKTLSEREGSTLYTTVLAAFMVLMHRYTGEEDILLGSPTLGRTQPQFSRVVGNFMNMIPLRGNLSGNPTFREFLGQLRQTVVGGLAHQDFPFHLLVEKLNPERHSNSSPIFQSVFMLQPAQQGNIYAGDEANPAMPGGLVLRPFEIPQQEGQFDLILELTETDSGLNGMLKYSTDLFDAANAQQILGNLETLLESIVEGPGKRLSELSVLKPSERHQVLAAWNDTAGDFSRDACIHETFEAQVQKAPDAIALVSGNKTLTYRELNERGNRLAHRLRALGVGPEVRVGLCVHRGLDMVIGMIGILKAGGAYVPMDPTYPADRLAFMLTDSQAPVVLTESRLQQRLPDTGAKVVCLDAPEEGTSGALDTPKSGVGAGNVAYTLYTSGSTGRPKGVMVCHRNAESFFAAMDAPLDSQTRGTWLATTSMSFDISILEILFSLTRGFQVVIRGEQGAGLPVSDSHRKPPEFSLFYFASDERESVNGKYQLLLEGARFADQHGFTAVWTPERHFHPFGGIFPNPSVVSAALAATTRNIRIRAGSVVLPLHSPIRVAEEWSIVDNLSNGRVDLSFASGWHPNDFVLAPERYADARSGLAGQIETFKKLWRGEQVNFRNGIGKDVPVQSLPRPVQPDVAVWLTAAGNPETFRAAGELGTNILTHLLGQNLTELAKKIQIYRDAWKAAGHGPGEGHVTLMLHTFVGDDAAEVRQKVQGPLRQYLKSSVGLLKTVVGPLAHGADFDSLSEADIDLLLTRAIERYQDQMGLFGTPESCLPMVAKLRDLGVDEIACLIDFGVDRESTLAGLRHLNELRERSTQQAQPEEIPALVAQHGVTHFQCTPSMLRMLLLEPGGTEALRPLKKLLIGGEAFPAALGRQVRPLVGGEILNMYGPTETTIWSSFHRLQPDEATLPIGRPIRNTRMYLLDRHLQPVPVGVPGELLIGGEGVARGYLDRPELTATRFIPDPFGSEPGARLYRTGDLACYLPDGRIEFLGRMDQQVKVRGVRIEPGEIESALRLHPDLRQVAVVARADAAGEASLAAYVVAGPEAQVAPSDLRRFLKDKLPVTMIPDHFIRLEALPLTPNKKLDVRALPAPDAPPAELSVAYVAPRDALELELVALWEELFDLRPIGVASSFFQLGGHSLLAVRLMSRLRAKFGRQLPVSMLFQADTIQRLASVLRQEGVAGARSPLVRIQETGDQPPLFFMHPTGGDVLCYAPLARQLGPKQPFYALQALADQEADSIEAMAARYLEEVRKVRPQGPYRLGGWSTGGILAQAMARQLEQAGEQVELLMLLETWSPTVYQRTEGAPALMAWFATDLLGGAAASQLEASKLETLDEAAQLDYLFDRANALGALPGVDRSEMEQRFQIFAKNARALSRYQADAYRGKVLFLQAEEAATPSADALPEPKASWGPALEQVQMFRMPGNHYTMLQSPHVRAVADRMASALAQLSAATEPSQGVARAASAR